From Salarias fasciatus chromosome 5, fSalaFa1.1, whole genome shotgun sequence, a single genomic window includes:
- the tmf1 gene encoding TATA element modulatory factor has protein sequence MSWFNASHLSTFAKQALTQAQKSIDRVLDIKEEDQWADTTVMPYNDVTLPGKLSLSGGWGMTQWEAPIEEKTTTPPPSSEAITTPVTRTVVDESENFFSAFLSPGDVPAVPKAPVVSVPPTKSQRRPQEKEKKINEAVVQKDVELQRPADQSHDDETTADDQPAEAESSPAAPCPETILLQPVSPSSPADPPTRLDGTTKSEATDADATISADPEAEQPETPSEPQTAQDSPDSPDSPEHPPPAPKTAAPPDPPPTTSSKVVLLEHKDSKVEDRQNDTPSPPVSAFSSGTSTTSDIEVLDHESVLSESSASSRQETGEGKTGLHLMQGSFQLLTASTCADFARLEDYPKLTESCGSSSDAFERIDSFSVQSLDSRSVSEVNSDDEIPGSRTLASVTAGPAPLTAPCQKQEDDAVEKACEEEEVEDEGCSETTREQSLDEMEESGRSATPVNSEQPEDLTEQESDLNVAVFDPVSNAGEPTTPPITEEMKSVSTVQILKLQKAIDELSGRLEKRESQLLSVSKDKAKLEEECDNLKDEVISLKEESSTVQSLKDEFTQRIADAERKAQLACKERDIAKKEIKGLREELSTRLNASDTMEIIKEKEEQIRGLLEEGEKLSKQQLQQSNIIKKLRAKEKDTDMRTTKQQKKIKEQEEELKHLQQVLDGKEEVEKQHRENIKRLNTMVERQEKELSRLQLESEEQQEKGRSLQAALDNSYKELAELHKVNASRASEAEEAALSREIQAKEQLSLTLEKAQEEARIQQEVLANQVADLRLALQRAEQQQARKEDYLREEISELQQRLQDAETRNQELSQSVTSATRPLLRQIENLQASLGGQTASWEKLEKSISDRLTDAQAQLAVAVEKERSAAEELLSIKSQLASLESQNSTLRQEKARLLAQLETERNKREKLEDDSSREHVELENLRGEHTRLLEEAKKEKLLLTNQLEMEKMKVEQEKKKCYLAQEALKEKERKTMSHSVGEPPASSTPSLSRSSSISGADNAGLHTSMLSQDESIDQSLGNMTMSMSMSGTNLYEAARLSGGSSIIENLQSQLKLREGEIAQLQLEISTLERSRSVMAEELVRLTNLNDEMEEKVKDIPKLKVQLKDLEQRHNTILQMYGEKAEEAEELRLDLEDVKNMYKTQIDELLQNQK, from the exons ATGAGTTGGTTCAACGCGTCTCACCTGTCCACCTTTGCCAAGCAAGCTTTAACGCAAGCTCAGAAGTCCATCGACCGCGTTTTGGACATCAAAGAAGAGGACCAATGGGCGGACACAACTGTAATGCCCTACAATG ATGTCACATTACCGGGAAAGCTTTCCCTGAGTGGAGGATGGGGGATGACACAGTGGGAAGCGCCCATAGAAGAGAAGACcaccactcctcctccttcctcagagGCTATCACTACTCCTGTCACTCGTACTGTTGTGGATGAATCCGAAAACTTTTTCAGTGCCTTTCTGTCTCCTGGAGATGTACCTGCTGTCCCCAAAGCCCCGGTGGTGTCGGTCCCCCCCACGAAATCGCAAAGGCGGCCTcaagagaaggagaagaaaatcaacGAGGCTGTGGTCCAAAAGGATGTAGAGCTTCAGAGACCTGCCGACCAGAGTCACGACGATGAGACAACTGCTGATGACCAGCCTGCAGAGGCTGAGTCCTCACCAGCAGCCCCGTGTCCAGAAACCATCCTCCTTCAGCCAGTGTCTCCCTCTTCTCCCGCTGACCCTCCAACTAGATTGGATGGTACAACGAAGAGCGAGGCGACAGATGCTGATGCCACCATTTCTGCGGAcccagaagcagagcagccagaGACGCCATCAGAACCTCAGACAGCGCAGGATTCACCAGAttctccagattctcctgaacATCCACCTCCTGCTCCAAAGACCGCCGCTCCCCCCGACCCTCCACCCACCACATCCTCTAAGGTTGTACTCCTTGAGCATAAAGACTCAAAGGTGGAGGATCGTCAGAATGACACCCCTTCACCTCCAGTCAGCGCTTTCTCCTCAGGAACCTCCACCACTAGTGACATTGAAGTGCTTGACCACGAGAGTGTGTTGAGTGAGAGCTCAGCCAGCTCTAGACAAGAAACTGGGGAGGGCAAGACTGGCCTTCACCTAATGCAGGGCTCCTTCCAGCTcctcactgcctccacctgtGCAGATTTTGCCCGACTAGAGGATTACCCCAAGCTCACTGAGAGCTGCGGTTCCTCCTCAGATGCGTTTGAGCGCATCGATTCATTCAGCGTCCAGTCACTGGACAGCCGGAGCGTCAGCGAGGTCAACTCAGACGACGAGATCCCCGGAAGCCGGACCCTCGCTTCCGTCACCGCTGGACCCGCCCCTTTGACAGCGCCGTGCCAGAAACAGGAAGATGATGCTGTGGAGAAGgcatgtgaggaggaggaggttgaaGACGAGGGATGCTCAGAAACAACCAGGGAGCAGTCGCTGGATGAGATGGAGGAGAGTGGACGGAGCGCGACGCCCGTGAATAGCGAGCAGCCGGAGGATTTGACAGAGCAGGAGTCTGACTTGAACGTCGCAGTATTTGATCCTGTCTCCAACGCTGGTGAACCCACCACACCACCAATCACTGAGGAGATGAAGAGTGTGTCCACTGTGCAAATATTGAAGCTTCAGAAG GCTATTGATGAGCTCTCAGGTCGCCTGGAGAAGAGAGAGTCACAGCTGCTCTCTGTGAGCAAAGACAAGGccaagctggaggaagagtgcGACAACCTGAAAGA TGAAGTGATAAGTTTGAAGGAAGAGAGCTCCACTGTCCAGTCCCTGAAGGATGAGTTCACCCAGCGCATAGCCGATGCAGAAAGGAAAGCTCAGCTGGCCTGTAAAGAGAGAGACATAGCCAAGAAG GAGATAAAAGGCTTACGCGAGGAGCTTTCTACAAGGCTGAACGCCAGTGATACGATGGAGATCatcaaagagaaggaggagcagaTCAGAGGCCTGCTGGAAGAGG GTGAGAAGTTGTCCAAGCAACAACTGCAGCAGAGCAACATCATTAAAAAACTTCGTGCGAAGGAGAAGGACACCGACATGAGAACCAccaagcagcagaagaagatcaaggagcaggaggaggagctgaagcacCTGCAGCAG GTTCTGGAtgggaaggaggaggtggagaaacaGCACCGGGAGAACATAAAGAGGCTGAACACGATGGTGGAGCGACAGGAGAAGGAGCTCAGCAGGCTGCAGTTGGagtctgaggagcagcaggagaaaggCCGGAGCCTGCAGGCCGCTCTGGACAACTCCTACAA GGAACTAGCAGAGCTTCACAAAGTCAATGCCAGCAGAGCCAGTGAGGCTGAAGAAGCAGCTCTGAGCAGGGAAATACAGGCCAAAGAACAGCTGAGTCTGACTCTGGAGAAGGCTCAGGAGGAGGCCAGGATTCAGCAGGAAGTACTGGCTAACCAG GTGGCTGATCTCAGGCTGGCTCTGCAGAGAGCCGAACAGCAGCAGGCGAGGAAAGAAGATTATTTAAGGGAGGAGATCAGCGAGCTTCAGCAG AGACTTCAAGATGCAGAGACCAGAAACCAGGAGCTCAGCCAGAGTGTGACCTCCGCCACACGGCCGTTACTGCGGCAAATTGAAAACCTACAGGCCTCGCTGGGTGGACAAACGGCATCCTGGGAAAAGCTGGAGAAAAGCATCTCTGACAGGCTCA CCGATGCCCAGGCGCAGCTGGCCGTCGCTGTGGAGAAGGAGCGATCGGCAGCGGAAGAACTTCTTTCCATCAAGTCACAGCTGGCCTCTCTGGAATCCCAGAATTCCACGCTGCGCCAAGAAAAAGCCCGACTCCTGGCTCAGTTGGAAACTGAGAGGAACAAGAGGGAGAAACTGGAGGACGACAGCAGCCG GGAACACGTGGAGTTGGAAAATCTGCGAGGGGAACACACTCGACTACTCGAGGaggccaaaaaagaaaag CTGTTGCTAACCAACCAGCTGGAGATGGAAAAGATGAAGGTGgagcaagagaagaagaagtgctACCTGGCGCAAGAAGCACTCAAAGAAAAG GAGCGGAAGACCATGAGTCATTCTGTCGGAGAGCCTCCGGcgtcctccaccccctctctgtctcgctcCAGCTCCATCAGCGGGGCGGATAACGCCGGTCTGCACACCTCCATGCTTTCCCAG GATGAGTCTATAGACCAGTCTCTGGGCAACATGACCATGTCCATGTCAATGAGCGGCACCAACCTGTACGAGGCGGCCCGGCTGTCTGGAGGCTCCAGCATCATAGAAAACCTCCAGTCTCAACTCAAGCTGAGAGAAGGAGAGATAGCACAGCTGCAG ctTGAGATCTCCACCCTGGAAAGGAGCCGCTCCGTCATGGCGGAGGAGCTGGTCCGACTCACAAATCTGAACGacgagatggaggagaaggtgaaggACATCCCCAAGCTCAAAGTTCAACTCAAG GACCTGGAGCAGAGGCACAACACCATCCTGCAGATGTACGGAGAAAAggcggaggaagcagaggagctgaGGCTGGACCTGGAGGACGTGAAGAACATGTACAAAACTCAGATTGATGAATTGCTGCAGAACCAGAAATAA